In Candidatus Binatia bacterium, the genomic stretch TCGAAGACCAGATCGCGGCCGAGAACATGACCTCGTCGAACGCCCAATCGAAGCAGTCCCGCATCGCCGGGGACGGGTCCATCTCCTTCAGCCAATGCTCTCGGACTCGACCATAGGCCTCCTTCACGATCGGATGGTCCGCGAGCTCCATCGCGGCGAGCTCGTGAGCGTGCTGTTCCGGCGTAGCGATGGGGTGCGTGCTCATGCCTTCTCCTTGGCGGTGAGAAACCGTGCCGCGTAATCGGCGAACGCCGCGCGGATCTGGTCTTCGGTGAGGCCGAACTGTTCGGCGGTGTACCGGTGCTTCGAAAGCGTCTGCTTCGCATATTTTTCGAGCCACGTCGCCATCGCGTCGCGCGCGTCGTCGTGGAGCTCGATTCCGGTTCGATGGTAGATCCGCTGGATCTGTCCGATCGGGTCCTCAACCGCGGCGCCGAACCGAACGTCAGTGAACCGCGTCGCCCCGTCGGACATCTCGTTGCGCACGGCCATCGCGCGCCCGTTTGTCCAACTCATCCGGGCGATCCACTGCCGCCCGATCTCCGCCGGGTCCACGTCGGCGGCGTGCATGCGCCAGAGCGTCGCGTTGAGGCTCGCTCCGGAAGGAATCGTGTCTACTGGATCACGGTGCATGTGGATCACTTGCGCGTCGGGGAACGTGGCGATCAGTGTGTCGAGGTATCCGAGGTGGGCCGGAGTCTTCAACACCCATCGCCCCCGATGCTCGCCTCGTCTCTTCTTCTCCCACTGGAGAAGCTGCAGCATGCGGCGCAAGTACCGATACGCCGGAGCGAAATCCTGTGCGTCGATGTAGGCGCGGTACTCCGGCACGTCACACGACGCTTCGGGAACGTGGGAGAGAAACGCGTCGGCGAGGAACATGATCTCCTCTTCGGCCTGCCGCGCATACGACGGATGGATCGAGAAGTACTCCGCTGCGAACTCGCGCGTCATCTGCTCCCGAGAGTCCGCGTCGGCGATTCGAGGATCCACATCCGTTGGCTTCACGCCGAGCCGTGGCGCCGGCTCGAGGGATTCCCAACCCATGGTGCAGTAGTGGCGCGGGTCGCTCGCGAGAAGCCGCTGAATGAGCGTCGTCCCCGACCGCATCATCCCGACGACGACCAGCGGGGCCTCGAGGACTTCCTCGGCGATCTCGGGATAGCTCGCGAACCAGTGGTTCGCGCGGAGCCGATTCGCGAGACTCCGGACCACCGAGCCTTCGAGAATCTTCGCGCCGAGATCGTGGATCGGCGCGTCCGCGTACGCTCGCAGAAGCACGCGCAAGGGCTCGCGAAACTCCTCATCACCGAAGTCCTCGAGTCCATCGGCCGACCGCGCCCGAGCGAGGATCGCGTCTTCGTCGAAACGGCTGGAGGGGGCGTACATGGGCGACTCGAAGTTCTAACATGGCTGAGACAGTGCGCGCGAGATCGAAAACCTACTCTACACCTACGCCGAACGAACCGACGGCGGCGACCTCCAGGGAGTCGCCGACCTCTTCTGTCACGGCCGGATCCTGCCGCCGCCGGACGCGCCGCGCGAGCCCAGGTTCGAAGGGCGTGACGCGATGCTCGGCGCGACGATGAAGGCGTCGGAGGTGACCGAGACACTCGATCTGGCGCGAGCGAAAGCGGGAGTGGACGAGGTGCAGGTCGTACATCGGCCTCGACTGCTGAGCGACAACGGCTACAGCCCGTGGGAGCTCGAGCGTGCCAGCGGCCGCTTCGTCGAGCACTACAAAAATCGACGCTACCGCGAGTCACGGGACGACGTGACTCCAGCCGATGCATACCATGGGCGGCACAACGCGATCCTCACGCGCCGCGAAAAGATCAAGAAGACGAGGACGGCTCGTCGCAAGCGGCAGAACCTGCGAGCTGCGTAGGCGAGCAAGCGTGCCGGAAGTGTCTCCTATCTCATCAACCCATTTGGGTCCGACCGTCTCTGAACCCGAACAGCGAGACACCCTGGGCCGCACGGGGAGACGTCCGGTGTGCCGGCTCTTCATCTCTCATACGGCCCTTCAGATCCGCACGAGCGAATTGACGATCGCACCGAGGGCGAGCCCAATACGGACCCGCGAGACATCCACCACCGCAGCACCGGCCCAGGGCGATCCCCTCGATCCACCTAGGCGCCGACCAACACCGCGAGTCCGTAAAACAGCCCAGCGCCCGTGCATACGAAGATCGGCTTCGCGAAGAGGAGCACCGCGACGGCTCTGTCCCGAAAAATCGACTTCGCTCGCAGTTTCACCGTGGCGGCTACCCGTCGGCCGGGGCAAATAGGCCGTTCATGTTTCCTTCAACCGCCGGCCGCATCAAGACGGGCTGGAGACCTGCGGAGCCCGCCCCCTTTTTCGGATCTCGGCTCGCCTGAGGACGCGCAAAGGCAAGCAATTCCGGTCAGGGCCCTTTGGCGCGGAAGAGCCCGGCCTGATTCTTCACCGCCTCCGTGAAGACGCTTTGCCAACAGGTGGTCGTTACGCCGTCGTCGATGACGTATTGCACCGTCACCGGCAGTGACAGCGGTGGCTCGGGGATCGTGAAGTTGGGTCCGCTCGCCTTCACCTGGAGATTCGCTTTGCCCGCGTCCCCCGCCTTGAGCTTGACCAGGGTCACGCCATCGGGGGTCGCGTCGCGGTCCTTGTACTTGAAGCCCTTGGTCCCCGCCGTCTTCCAGCAGGGCTTGCCGCCGCACGTGCCCATCGGGGGCATCTCCGCCTCGACGAGCGGCTGGGATCCGCCGGACCCGTCATAGACGCAAACCCGATAGCTAGCCACGTCCTGGTTCACCGGATCGGCGAACTCGCCGACGAGCGTCTCATCCGCCTTGTTCAGCTTCCACGCGAGGGTGTCCTTCGTCGGGACGCCCGTGTCTCGGATCTGCAACCGCGACTTGCCTGCCTCTCCAGATCGACAGCCAGTCGCCGGCGTCAGGCCACACAGGGGAGTTGGAGTTGGAGTTGGAGTTGGAGTTGGAGTTGGGGTCGGAGTCGGAGTCGGAGTCGGAGTCGGAGTCGGAGTTGGAGTTGGAGTTGGAGTTGGAGTTGGAGTCGGAGTCGGAGTTGGAGTTGGAGTCGGAGTCGGAGTCGGAGTCGGAGTCGGAGTTGGGGTCGGCGTCGGGGACGGTGTCGACGTAGGCGCCGGGGTCGGGGTCGGAGTCGGAGTCGGAGTCGGAGTCTGAGTCGGGGTCGGCGTCGTCGTCGGCGTCGGCGTCGGGGTCGGCGTCGGCGTCGGGGTCGGGGTCGGCGTCGGGGTCGGGGTCGGGGTCGGCGTCGGCGTCGGGCACGGCGCGTAGCCGGTCAGATCGCTCTCTTGGAAGTCCCCCGGCTCGCCATTGCCCTCGGACAGGCCCGCGATACCGTCCGTTGCCTCGATCGAGAGATACGTCACGCGGATCGTACCGTCAAAGAACATCTCCAGCTGGAAGCTGTTCTGGTTAGACGCTGCGAACTCCGACACGTCCTCCCAGGTGACCACGAGCCGATCCACCAGCTGCTCAGACGAGACGGTGCCACCGGCCGAAGGATCCAAGTCATCGAAGA encodes the following:
- a CDS encoding sulfotransferase, with the protein product MYAPSSRFDEDAILARARSADGLEDFGDEEFREPLRVLLRAYADAPIHDLGAKILEGSVVRSLANRLRANHWFASYPEIAEEVLEAPLVVVGMMRSGTTLIQRLLASDPRHYCTMGWESLEPAPRLGVKPTDVDPRIADADSREQMTREFAAEYFSIHPSYARQAEEEIMFLADAFLSHVPEASCDVPEYRAYIDAQDFAPAYRYLRRMLQLLQWEKKRRGEHRGRWVLKTPAHLGYLDTLIATFPDAQVIHMHRDPVDTIPSGASLNATLWRMHAADVDPAEIGRQWIARMSWTNGRAMAVRNEMSDGATRFTDVRFGAAVEDPIGQIQRIYHRTGIELHDDARDAMATWLEKYAKQTLSKHRYTAEQFGLTEDQIRAAFADYAARFLTAKEKA